Proteins encoded in a region of the Oscillatoria sp. FACHB-1407 genome:
- a CDS encoding low-complexity tail membrane protein, with protein MRSFWSDPYLWVHLAGIAALPIFLEICFLGLAVGDPVLPMGLELLMVAVVGIAPIVWMQWQRPFYIFSLLAIALKPEQLSVTQRKLLQLFKSPNNRILGIAGSVVLLWVLWQLYRYAPIASEVTPLHNAGRGVGLLIAAIAFLASNLFLQVPLSVASVLLTREATFTATEPYPLEQIPKSFTSLGIPVKRILPDIVAEAPKPSPAATTVPFPSAVDSNTAPTTEETPSFTEATPPVISTTSPETSADDDFDELAADEIDGDAIASDDTDPEDIDTPEPPPPIDLEPLEPDVVDEVAAIAISAEVAPEPEIVLDDIPVENPPIDVTAADMAEENGMKEQE; from the coding sequence CTTTTTAGGATTGGCGGTGGGCGATCCAGTGTTGCCAATGGGGTTGGAATTGTTAATGGTGGCAGTCGTAGGCATTGCGCCGATTGTCTGGATGCAGTGGCAACGCCCCTTTTACATCTTTAGCTTGCTGGCGATCGCCCTAAAACCAGAGCAGCTTAGCGTCACCCAACGAAAGCTCTTGCAATTGTTTAAATCTCCCAATAATCGGATTCTGGGGATTGCGGGTAGTGTGGTGCTGTTGTGGGTGTTGTGGCAACTCTACCGCTATGCACCGATCGCCTCTGAGGTGACTCCACTGCACAACGCAGGACGAGGGGTAGGACTGCTGATTGCAGCGATCGCCTTTCTCGCCAGCAACCTGTTTTTGCAAGTGCCACTCAGTGTCGCTTCCGTTCTCTTGACTCGTGAAGCCACCTTTACTGCAACTGAGCCTTACCCGTTAGAACAAATTCCTAAAAGCTTTACCTCACTTGGGATCCCTGTCAAACGTATCCTGCCTGACATTGTCGCTGAGGCACCAAAACCATCCCCAGCAGCCACGACAGTCCCATTTCCTTCGGCGGTCGATTCAAACACCGCCCCAACTACCGAGGAAACCCCATCCTTTACAGAGGCAACCCCTCCTGTCATATCAACAACCAGCCCAGAAACCAGTGCGGACGATGATTTTGATGAGCTTGCTGCTGATGAAATTGATGGGGATGCGATCGCAAGTGATGACACGGATCCTGAAGATATTGATACTCCAGAACCACCCCCTCCCATCGATTTGGAGCCATTAGAGCCAGATGTTGTCGATGAAGTCGCGGCGATCGCTATATCCGCCGAGGTTGCGCCCGAACCGGAGATCGTTTTAGATGATATCCCCGTTGAAAACCCTCCGATTGATGTCACGGCAGCAGACATGGCAGAGGAGAACGGCATGAAAGAGCAAGAGTAA
- a CDS encoding alpha/beta hydrolase → MSRTWIRCWGWIVGFASVGLIATEAIAAERVVWRYRLLQGSLSVEELTALAETGEVSPALRSYFRLARRNPQQIRRVLTQETTVNPRVLDRVLNSPIGNVAIDQVSQAIHTPSQQANRQAMRSALVLSASDDSRISLIEVIQNYPTEEIYVDGDRLADAYQQIAGLQDRLNDLLNGGNLF, encoded by the coding sequence ATGTCACGAACTTGGATCAGATGTTGGGGATGGATTGTTGGGTTTGCCAGTGTGGGGTTGATAGCAACAGAGGCGATCGCTGCTGAACGGGTCGTGTGGCGATATCGTCTGTTGCAAGGGTCTTTATCGGTTGAAGAGTTGACTGCTCTGGCGGAGACGGGGGAAGTGTCTCCTGCCCTGCGTTCCTATTTTCGGTTGGCACGACGCAACCCCCAACAAATTCGTCGGGTCTTGACTCAGGAGACAACGGTCAATCCCAGAGTGTTGGATCGTGTGCTAAACAGCCCCATTGGCAACGTAGCAATCGATCAGGTTAGCCAGGCAATTCATACCCCTTCACAGCAGGCAAACCGACAAGCCATGCGATCGGCACTCGTACTGTCTGCCAGTGACGACAGCCGCATTAGCTTGATTGAAGTGATTCAAAACTATCCCACTGAAGAGATTTATGTGGATGGCGATCGCCTTGCCGACGCTTATCAACAGATTGCGGGACTCCAGGATCGGCTCAACGATCTCTTAAATGGTGGCAACCTGTTTTGA
- a CDS encoding DUF1565 domain-containing protein translates to MTHFSTRIGLVTLLLLTGATGAIAPAVADSHASSSTVNAQLIANARVLHVNPVLGQDNPSYGESTNAPLRTITYALQRAGSNTVIQLAPGSYTRDTGEIFPLVLRSGVSLRGDAANKGQTVLIIGSGEYVSPTFARQNVTIRALEDSELIGVTVTNPNTRGTAVWVESTDPVIRHNTFSNSLRDGIFVSGTGTPRIEDNIFTRNDGNGIAVVRESRGEIRGNVFEDTGFGIAVGDNAAPVIANNQILSNVDGVVVSNAARPTLRNNVIQDNTRDGVVAIANALPDLGTAEDSGSNVIRNNGRYDLYNATRNNTLYSIGNDIDTARISGLVEFVASNTPPSVFTDVRGHWAQAYIDALATRGIINGFPDGTFRPDAPVTRAQFAAIINKAFTPSPKRSEINFVDVRSDFWGRQAIQSAYQGQFLSGYPGQLFQPEQRIPRVQVVVSLASGLELSTNEVGTINRYQDASQIPNWAVGAIAAATRQNIIVNYPVANRLNPNREATRAEVAAFVYQALVRAGQADPIPSPYIVSP, encoded by the coding sequence ATGACACACTTCTCTACACGAATTGGTTTGGTGACGTTGCTACTCCTGACGGGGGCGACTGGGGCGATCGCGCCTGCGGTTGCTGACTCCCATGCATCTAGCTCCACCGTCAATGCCCAACTGATTGCGAATGCCAGGGTGCTTCATGTCAACCCGGTATTGGGTCAAGACAACCCCAGCTATGGCGAGTCAACCAACGCTCCCTTACGAACCATTACCTACGCGCTACAACGCGCTGGCTCCAACACAGTGATTCAACTTGCCCCTGGTAGCTACACCCGCGATACAGGAGAGATCTTTCCGCTGGTGTTGCGCTCTGGGGTCAGCCTCCGAGGAGATGCCGCCAACAAAGGGCAAACCGTTCTGATTATTGGTAGTGGGGAGTATGTCAGCCCCACCTTTGCACGGCAAAATGTGACGATTCGCGCCCTCGAAGACAGTGAGTTGATTGGGGTCACTGTTACTAACCCCAACACTCGCGGCACTGCCGTTTGGGTGGAATCTACCGATCCTGTGATTCGCCACAACACGTTCTCTAATAGCCTGCGGGATGGCATATTTGTATCGGGTACAGGCACCCCCCGCATTGAGGACAATATCTTTACGCGCAACGATGGCAACGGTATTGCCGTTGTACGCGAGAGCCGGGGCGAGATTCGGGGCAACGTGTTTGAAGACACTGGCTTTGGTATTGCCGTAGGCGATAATGCGGCTCCGGTGATTGCTAACAACCAGATTTTGAGCAATGTGGATGGAGTGGTCGTCTCAAACGCGGCACGTCCCACCCTGCGGAATAACGTGATTCAAGATAATACACGGGATGGAGTCGTGGCGATCGCCAACGCCCTTCCCGACCTGGGCACTGCGGAAGACTCTGGCAGCAACGTCATTCGCAACAACGGTCGCTATGACCTCTACAACGCTACCCGCAACAACACCCTCTATTCCATCGGCAACGATATTGATACGGCTCGTATCTCCGGGTTAGTCGAGTTTGTCGCCAGCAATACGCCCCCATCGGTCTTTACGGATGTGCGGGGCCACTGGGCACAGGCTTACATTGATGCGTTGGCAACCCGTGGCATTATCAATGGCTTCCCCGATGGCACCTTTCGCCCAGATGCTCCGGTGACTCGTGCCCAATTTGCCGCTATTATCAACAAGGCATTTACCCCCAGTCCGAAGCGATCGGAGATTAACTTTGTGGATGTGCGGAGTGATTTTTGGGGACGGCAGGCGATTCAATCGGCATATCAGGGGCAATTTTTGAGCGGCTATCCGGGGCAACTCTTTCAGCCAGAGCAGCGCATCCCCAGGGTGCAGGTGGTGGTGTCGCTCGCCAGTGGGTTAGAGTTAAGCACCAACGAAGTTGGCACGATTAACCGTTACCAGGATGCCAGTCAGATTCCCAATTGGGCAGTGGGGGCGATCGCCGCTGCGACTCGACAAAACATCATCGTCAATTATCCGGTTGCCAATCGGTTAAACCCTAATCGTGAAGCCACTCGCGCTGAAGTGGCGGCGTTTGTCTATCAAGCCCTGGTGAGAGCCGGACAAGCTGATCCGATTCCGTCGCCCTACATCGTATCGCCGTAA
- a CDS encoding energy transducer TonB — MASVGVHGLMWVVLPLLPVQSSPTEEPDIRRSVALLELTPAEQGRLPDFSTPQVTVPPVPQEEAGSDFFSLAPLPNPYPSVPTQPPVPNYQTLPPIVLPQLPPPPQYTNRRSTNSNPLRRRTETTIPPEAPPETNTPAATPSPTPSETVSPSPGADALNPNRGESSNPPGATPNPQGTAPAAPPDRLAQLRQEQLRLRQLYTYSSEGTSRGFGEEQSLRWFTEALGRSPDDVDQIPLHEIEVAPPREACFARLQRLPDQAWFGVVLDADGNFVVQPSKLRSSGYEAFDQQALAAIAEYDFEQAATNEKPDYAIEGDRRVYYVRVKFGQNLTNCPSQGATPSGAPQSNEG, encoded by the coding sequence ATGGCATCAGTCGGTGTGCATGGATTGATGTGGGTAGTGCTGCCCTTGCTGCCAGTGCAGTCGTCTCCAACCGAGGAGCCTGACATCCGGCGATCGGTTGCGTTGTTGGAGTTGACACCTGCCGAGCAAGGTCGTCTGCCTGATTTTTCCACTCCCCAGGTGACCGTTCCACCCGTGCCTCAAGAGGAAGCAGGGTCTGACTTCTTCTCTCTGGCACCGCTACCAAATCCCTATCCGTCGGTTCCGACTCAACCCCCGGTGCCCAACTACCAGACCTTACCGCCAATTGTGTTGCCACAGTTGCCGCCCCCACCTCAATACACCAATCGCAGATCCACCAACAGCAATCCGCTGCGGCGACGAACTGAAACGACCATTCCTCCAGAAGCTCCCCCTGAAACCAACACCCCAGCAGCGACCCCTTCTCCCACACCGTCTGAGACTGTCTCCCCGTCCCCCGGTGCAGATGCCCTCAACCCCAACAGAGGCGAATCGTCTAACCCGCCAGGAGCAACCCCTAATCCTCAAGGCACCGCTCCTGCCGCACCCCCCGATCGCCTTGCTCAACTCAGACAGGAGCAACTGCGCCTGCGCCAGTTATATACCTACAGCAGCGAAGGAACTAGCAGAGGCTTTGGCGAGGAACAGTCGTTGCGATGGTTTACAGAGGCTTTGGGGCGATCGCCCGACGATGTTGATCAAATCCCCCTACATGAAATCGAAGTAGCTCCCCCACGTGAAGCGTGTTTTGCACGGCTCCAACGATTGCCCGACCAAGCATGGTTTGGAGTGGTGCTGGATGCAGATGGCAACTTTGTTGTGCAGCCGAGTAAGTTGCGAAGTTCTGGCTATGAGGCGTTTGATCAGCAAGCTCTGGCAGCGATCGCTGAGTATGACTTTGAGCAAGCCGCCACCAATGAAAAGCCAGATTACGCCATTGAGGGCGATCGCCGCGTCTATTACGTTCGGGTTAAGTTTGGACAAAACTTAACCAACTGTCCCTCGCAGGGGGCAACTCCATCGGGTGCGCCCCAGTCCAATGAGGGCTAG
- the rfaE1 gene encoding D-glycero-beta-D-manno-heptose-7-phosphate kinase has protein sequence MTVDPSFAAELRAIAPRLHHYLDQFSQARVLVVGDITVDEFLTGQVERVSREAPVLILRHETTRQIPGGGANAVYNLAKLGAQVKSVGLVGKDEQGQALRRIFTDATIDTEGILVDPVRPTVTKTRISGHARQSVTQQIVRIDRKSDDLPDVELQEQLADYIRQHLDSVDAVVCSDYGDGVLTQPVIEAVLKHPRVIVDTQKELYRYKGAMIFTPNLPEAEKAVGYAIATPADLMKAGQDLLNLTQAHHILITRGEEGMSLFGRDGSEQTIPAFNRTDVFDVTGAGDTVVAALTLALIAGATPWEAAILGNVAASLVIRQFGTATTTVHDIRSTLNQLLEQ, from the coding sequence GTGACTGTCGATCCTAGTTTTGCTGCTGAGCTAAGGGCGATCGCCCCCCGATTACATCACTATTTGGATCAGTTCTCCCAGGCGCGAGTCCTGGTGGTGGGCGATATCACCGTCGATGAATTTTTAACGGGCCAGGTCGAGCGCGTCTCACGCGAAGCTCCGGTGCTAATTTTGCGGCACGAAACAACCCGGCAAATTCCCGGTGGGGGAGCCAACGCAGTCTACAACCTGGCAAAATTGGGTGCCCAGGTGAAATCGGTCGGGCTGGTTGGCAAAGACGAACAGGGGCAGGCACTCCGGCGCATCTTTACGGATGCCACCATCGATACCGAAGGAATTTTGGTTGATCCGGTGCGTCCCACGGTCACTAAAACCCGCATTTCAGGGCACGCACGGCAATCTGTGACCCAACAGATCGTCCGGATCGATCGCAAATCAGACGATTTGCCCGATGTCGAGCTACAGGAGCAACTGGCAGACTATATTCGGCAACACCTTGATTCGGTTGATGCCGTTGTTTGCTCTGACTACGGCGATGGGGTGTTAACACAACCTGTGATTGAAGCTGTCTTAAAGCATCCTCGTGTGATTGTAGACACCCAAAAAGAGCTTTATCGCTATAAAGGCGCAATGATCTTTACGCCAAATTTGCCAGAGGCAGAAAAAGCGGTGGGATACGCGATCGCCACTCCCGCAGATTTGATGAAAGCAGGGCAAGACTTGCTCAATCTGACCCAGGCACACCACATTTTAATTACCCGTGGCGAAGAAGGTATGAGCCTGTTTGGGCGCGATGGCTCCGAACAAACGATTCCCGCCTTTAACCGCACCGATGTCTTTGACGTAACGGGAGCAGGGGATACGGTTGTTGCGGCATTGACGCTGGCGTTAATTGCAGGAGCTACCCCCTGGGAAGCCGCCATTTTAGGGAATGTGGCAGCCAGTCTAGTCATTCGTCAGTTTGGCACCGCCACCACAACCGTTCACGACATCAGATCAACCTTGAATCAGCTATTAGAGCAGTAG
- a CDS encoding sugar transferase, which yields MLVPLSSAVSAEKDVHPSVTSRLKRLIDIVGALVGLTITGLILLPIAIAIQLDNPGPLFYSQIRCGLNGQTFRIWKFRSMIADADRLKHLVHNQAKGNIFKNKNDPRITKVGRFLRKTSLDELPQFWNVLKGDMSLVGTRPPTVDEVMKYERHHYQRLLVKPGITGEWQANGRSKVEDFEDIVKMDISYQEKWSILYDLQLIFKTVLVVLNKNGAY from the coding sequence ATGTTGGTTCCTCTCTCTTCCGCTGTCAGTGCTGAAAAAGATGTTCACCCTTCTGTAACCAGCAGATTAAAACGACTGATTGATATCGTGGGTGCCTTAGTTGGTTTAACAATTACTGGACTGATTCTGCTGCCAATTGCGATCGCCATCCAATTGGATAATCCAGGTCCACTCTTCTACAGCCAAATCCGTTGTGGCTTAAATGGGCAAACCTTCCGCATCTGGAAGTTCCGCTCTATGATTGCAGATGCTGACCGCCTTAAGCACTTAGTTCATAATCAGGCTAAGGGCAATATCTTCAAAAACAAGAACGACCCGCGTATTACTAAGGTTGGTCGTTTCCTGCGCAAGACAAGCTTGGATGAACTGCCTCAATTTTGGAATGTGTTGAAAGGTGACATGAGCCTTGTGGGCACTCGTCCTCCCACAGTGGATGAAGTTATGAAGTATGAGCGTCACCACTATCAGCGATTGTTAGTGAAGCCCGGTATCACTGGTGAATGGCAAGCAAACGGACGTTCTAAAGTGGAGGATTTTGAGGATATCGTGAAAATGGATATCTCCTATCAGGAAAAGTGGTCTATCCTCTACGACTTGCAACTGATTTTCAAGACCGTTCTGGTCGTCCTGAATAAGAACGGCGCGTACTAA
- a CDS encoding phytoene desaturase family protein, translating into MTPQKKARNTDLALQTASGRDADAIVIGSGIGGLVTAALLARYGWTVIVCESHVIAGGAAHSFVRQGFHFDSGPSFYCGLSDPRSLNPLCQVLQELGESLSAVAYDPLGHYHFPEGTFAVYGNADRYREAIAQITPTGAQEFARFERRLMQLYEALRGIPTIALRADLSVIPTLLSRYSLELLKLLPQLSVIQSSVGTVMDQYVSDRWVRRLIDLECFLLSGLKAYGTIAPEVAFMMGERSHSTIDYPVGGSGAIVEALVRGLQRWGGQLRLNTHVDQILVEQGQVTGVRLRKGETLRASVVISNATIWDTYTHLLQPQDLPTDYRQMALQTPAIASFMHLHLGIRADGLEHLTGHHVVVHDATQDITVPGNTCMISIPSVWDASLAPPGHHVVHAYTLEPAEGWQRDDSYESRKRDRAQALYRALERVIPDIRSRITLELIGTPLTHAHYLRRHQGTYGPAIAAGQGMFPSCYTPIQGLYRVGDSTLPGIGVPAVAASGILCANTLKSKYRL; encoded by the coding sequence ATGACACCCCAAAAAAAAGCTCGTAATACTGATCTAGCCTTACAAACCGCCAGTGGACGTGATGCCGATGCTATTGTGATTGGCAGTGGCATTGGGGGGTTAGTCACCGCTGCTCTGCTAGCCCGTTATGGCTGGACAGTGATTGTGTGTGAAAGCCATGTGATCGCCGGAGGAGCAGCACACAGCTTTGTGCGGCAAGGTTTTCACTTCGACTCAGGACCCTCGTTTTACTGTGGGCTCAGCGACCCGCGATCGCTCAATCCGCTGTGTCAGGTGTTGCAGGAGTTAGGCGAGTCTCTCTCGGCAGTGGCTTACGACCCGTTGGGACACTACCACTTTCCTGAGGGCACCTTTGCGGTCTATGGAAATGCCGATCGCTATCGAGAAGCGATCGCCCAAATAACCCCCACCGGAGCACAGGAGTTTGCCCGGTTTGAGCGACGATTGATGCAGTTGTACGAGGCATTACGGGGCATCCCAACGATTGCTCTGAGGGCTGACTTGTCTGTAATTCCGACATTGCTGAGCCGATATTCATTGGAATTGCTGAAACTCCTACCACAACTGAGCGTGATTCAAAGCTCCGTTGGAACTGTGATGGATCAGTATGTGAGCGATCGCTGGGTGCGGCGATTGATCGATCTGGAGTGTTTTTTGCTGTCGGGGTTGAAGGCATACGGCACGATCGCCCCCGAAGTCGCATTCATGATGGGAGAGCGATCGCATTCCACAATCGATTACCCCGTTGGCGGCAGTGGGGCGATCGTCGAGGCTCTGGTGCGGGGGTTGCAGCGGTGGGGTGGTCAGTTGCGGCTCAATACCCATGTCGATCAGATTCTCGTCGAACAAGGTCAAGTGACAGGCGTACGGCTCCGCAAAGGAGAAACCCTGAGAGCGTCTGTCGTCATCTCTAACGCCACCATCTGGGATACCTACACCCACTTGCTGCAACCCCAAGATTTGCCCACGGATTACCGTCAGATGGCTTTGCAAACGCCAGCGATCGCCAGCTTCATGCACCTGCACCTGGGTATTCGGGCAGATGGCTTGGAGCACCTGACCGGACATCATGTGGTTGTCCATGATGCGACCCAAGACATCACGGTGCCAGGAAACACCTGCATGATTTCCATTCCCTCCGTGTGGGATGCCAGTCTGGCTCCTCCGGGGCACCACGTCGTCCATGCCTATACGCTGGAACCCGCCGAGGGTTGGCAGCGAGACGACTCTTATGAAAGCCGCAAACGCGATCGCGCCCAAGCTCTCTATCGCGCATTAGAGCGAGTGATTCCAGATATCCGCTCCCGAATTACCCTGGAACTAATTGGCACGCCCCTGACCCATGCCCATTACTTACGACGACATCAGGGCACCTATGGTCCGGCGATCGCAGCAGGGCAAGGCATGTTTCCCAGTTGCTACACCCCCATTCAAGGGTTGTATCGCGTCGGTGACAGCACCCTTCCGGGCATTGGCGTTCCAGCCGTCGCTGCCTCCGGTATTCTCTGCGCCAACACCTTAAAATCAAAGTATCGGCTCTAA
- a CDS encoding Uma2 family endonuclease — protein sequence MATTTKRLTLEEYLNYDDGTDTRYELVDGALVAMLPESDRNNLIAIFLLLEFAKVISARLIRHKDTEIVVIGHRARVRLPDLLVLTEDLLVALGGKRATITPEMPPPALVVEVVSPGKTNEDRDYRYKRSEYAARGIAEHWIVDPEKAQITLLTLVDGLYEETVFQGAEEVRSPLFPIVKLTVEQILKAAE from the coding sequence ATGGCGACCACCACAAAACGGCTCACGCTAGAGGAATATCTCAACTATGACGATGGCACCGACACGCGCTATGAGTTGGTGGACGGAGCACTAGTCGCTATGCTTCCCGAAAGTGATAGAAATAATTTGATCGCTATCTTTCTACTTTTAGAGTTTGCGAAAGTGATCTCTGCTCGATTGATTCGCCATAAAGATACGGAGATTGTGGTCATAGGTCATCGAGCACGAGTACGCCTGCCCGATTTATTGGTATTAACAGAGGATTTGTTAGTTGCGTTAGGCGGAAAACGAGCCACTATTACCCCTGAAATGCCACCTCCAGCTTTGGTAGTGGAAGTAGTGTCTCCTGGTAAGACCAACGAAGACCGCGACTATCGCTACAAACGCTCAGAATACGCGGCGCGGGGCATTGCCGAACATTGGATTGTTGACCCCGAAAAGGCTCAAATCACGTTGCTAACTTTGGTGGATGGGCTGTACGAAGAAACGGTGTTCCAGGGAGCAGAAGAGGTGCGATCGCCCCTGTTCCCAATAGTGAAATTGACGGTTGAGCAAATCTTAAAAGCCGCAGAATAA
- a CDS encoding DUF2949 domain-containing protein: MEATKLAQLIRFLRRELAIPAASIRLALRHPESNFNLLPMILWQYGLITLSQLDRIFAWMEHLAV; this comes from the coding sequence ATGGAAGCAACCAAATTAGCTCAATTGATTCGGTTTCTCCGCCGTGAACTGGCAATTCCTGCCGCTTCGATTCGTTTGGCACTACGACACCCAGAAAGCAACTTTAATTTGCTGCCCATGATCCTTTGGCAGTACGGGCTAATTACTCTATCTCAACTCGATCGCATTTTTGCCTGGATGGAGCACCTGGCAGTTTAG
- a CDS encoding ABC transporter substrate-binding protein, producing MSQIIPGLTRRRALYLMGGVAGGLTLHACTQPPQTSSSPAASAEASPTEPVKAANGSTLWIGYTPLYIAIEKGFFKEGGLDLEHKVFSSTGEGNAALAAGRIQSINNVTSETVAFAAKGQDFRIVQVADTSLGGDGILARNSVADIADFKGRNVAVEIGSVSHFFLLQVLQEAGLTGDDVEITNVTPDAAAAAYTSGKVDIAVTYSPFLKQANDAQSDGRIIYDTSKMPTAIVDVYIFSTQFVQENPQATQAFVNGIFKAQEFLQTNKDEALAIAGRMLQLTPEEVEVELKGVGLTNVEDNVKMMDDPNSGIYLVDHMESLGQFLKEQNQIPEALTADSLKALVDPTFVKAAQTT from the coding sequence ATGAGTCAAATCATTCCAGGATTAACACGTCGTCGTGCGCTGTATTTAATGGGAGGAGTTGCAGGTGGTTTAACGCTTCATGCCTGCACTCAACCTCCTCAGACCAGTTCTTCTCCTGCTGCTTCTGCTGAAGCGTCTCCTACAGAACCTGTTAAAGCAGCTAACGGTAGCACCCTTTGGATTGGCTACACCCCACTCTACATTGCCATTGAGAAGGGCTTCTTTAAAGAAGGAGGGCTTGACCTGGAGCACAAGGTCTTTAGCTCCACAGGAGAAGGAAATGCCGCCCTGGCAGCGGGACGAATTCAAAGCATTAACAACGTGACCTCTGAAACCGTTGCTTTTGCCGCGAAGGGTCAAGATTTTCGGATTGTCCAGGTGGCGGACACCTCCTTGGGGGGTGATGGCATTCTGGCACGCAACAGTGTTGCAGATATCGCGGATTTCAAAGGACGCAACGTTGCCGTTGAAATCGGTAGTGTGAGCCACTTCTTCTTGTTGCAAGTGCTTCAGGAAGCAGGCTTAACCGGAGATGACGTTGAGATCACTAACGTCACCCCTGATGCAGCAGCAGCAGCATACACCTCTGGTAAGGTAGACATTGCGGTCACCTATTCTCCTTTCTTGAAGCAAGCCAATGATGCTCAAAGTGATGGACGCATCATCTACGACACCTCTAAAATGCCAACGGCGATCGTGGATGTATACATCTTCAGCACTCAATTTGTACAAGAAAATCCACAAGCAACACAGGCATTTGTGAACGGCATCTTTAAAGCGCAAGAGTTTTTACAAACAAACAAAGATGAAGCGTTAGCGATCGCCGGTCGAATGCTCCAACTCACACCAGAAGAAGTTGAAGTAGAGCTTAAAGGGGTTGGCTTAACCAACGTTGAGGACAACGTTAAAATGATGGATGACCCTAACAGCGGCATTTATTTGGTTGACCACATGGAATCGTTGGGGCAGTTCTTGAAAGAGCAAAATCAGATCCCAGAAGCTCTCACAGCTGATAGTTTAAAAGCATTAGTTGACCCCACTTTTGTTAAGGCAGCCCAAACAACGTGA
- a CDS encoding MBL fold metallo-hydrolase, which produces MSIKVCDRWFTTERISDGLYLITEPHYYWYNRANLWLIKGQHQDLLIDTGLGVSSLRHHIAELVDKPLLAIASHIHFDHSGGMHEFDHRAIHAAEADALRSGDNYEALCTPEQGWVLEEHFEQLPHEGFTVTEYKLHAAEPTHILHEGDVLDLGDRTFEVLHLPGHSPGCIALYDPKAQDLFSGDVIYDGELLDELHCSHIPTYIQTYERLQTLPVETVYPGHYRVFGQERYHQIMAEYLDARRKPGCPAEVLPQSVKP; this is translated from the coding sequence GTGAGTATCAAAGTTTGCGATCGCTGGTTTACCACGGAACGGATCAGTGACGGCTTATATCTGATCACTGAACCTCACTATTACTGGTATAACCGAGCCAACCTGTGGTTGATTAAAGGTCAACACCAGGATTTGTTGATCGATACTGGGTTGGGGGTGTCCAGTCTGCGACACCACATCGCCGAACTGGTTGACAAACCCCTACTGGCGATCGCCTCTCACATTCACTTTGATCACTCTGGAGGAATGCACGAGTTTGACCATCGTGCCATCCACGCGGCTGAAGCAGATGCATTGCGATCGGGAGACAACTACGAGGCACTGTGTACACCAGAGCAGGGGTGGGTGCTCGAAGAGCACTTTGAGCAGTTGCCCCATGAAGGGTTTACCGTTACAGAATACAAACTCCACGCCGCAGAGCCAACCCACATTTTGCATGAGGGGGATGTGCTGGATCTGGGCGATCGCACCTTTGAAGTGTTGCATTTACCGGGGCACTCCCCTGGTTGCATTGCCCTCTATGACCCCAAAGCGCAAGATCTGTTTTCGGGCGATGTGATCTACGATGGTGAGTTGCTGGATGAACTGCATTGCAGTCACATTCCCACCTACATTCAAACCTATGAACGGTTGCAAACGCTGCCTGTAGAAACCGTCTATCCAGGGCACTATCGCGTGTTTGGGCAAGAACGCTATCACCAAATCATGGCAGAGTATTTAGACGCTCGACGCAAGCCCGGATGCCCTGCTGAGGTGTTGCCGCAATCTGTCAAACCCTGA